The Streptococcus sp. 29896 genome includes a region encoding these proteins:
- the rimM gene encoding ribosome maturation factor RimM (Essential for efficient processing of 16S rRNA) — MNYFNVGKIVNTQGLQGEMRVLSVTDFSEERFKKGAKLALFDDKDQFVMEVEIANHRKAKNFDIVKFKGMYHINNIEKYKGFSLKIAEENLSDLDEGEFYYHEIIGLDVYENDNLIGQVKEILQPGANDVWVVKRKGKKDLLLPYIPPVVLNVDIENNRVDVELLEGLDDEN, encoded by the coding sequence ATGAATTATTTTAACGTTGGTAAGATTGTCAATACCCAAGGCTTGCAGGGGGAGATGCGTGTCCTGTCTGTGACGGACTTTTCAGAAGAACGCTTCAAAAAAGGGGCAAAGCTGGCACTTTTTGATGATAAGGACCAGTTTGTCATGGAAGTAGAAATCGCTAATCACCGCAAGGCCAAGAACTTTGATATTGTCAAGTTCAAGGGGATGTACCATATCAATAACATCGAAAAGTACAAGGGCTTCAGCCTGAAAATCGCAGAAGAAAACCTGTCTGATTTGGACGAGGGTGAATTTTACTACCATGAGATTATCGGGCTAGATGTTTATGAGAATGATAACCTGATTGGACAGGTCAAGGAAATCTTGCAGCCTGGTGCCAACGATGTCTGGGTAGTCAAGCGAAAAGGTAAGAAAGACTTGCTCTTGCCTTACATTCCCCCAGTTGTTCTGAATGTTGACATTGAAAATAATCGAGTAGATGTGGAGTTGCTAGAGGGGCTGGACGATGAAAATTGA
- the trmD gene encoding tRNA (guanosine(37)-N1)-methyltransferase TrmD, with translation MKIDILTLFPEMFAPLEHSIVGKAREKGLLEVNYHNFREQAEKARHVDDEPYGGGQGMLLRAQPIFDTMDQIEQTNPRVILLDPAGRTFDQSYAEELAREDQLIFICGHYEGYDERIKTLVTDEISLGDYVLTGGELAAMTMIDATVRLIPEVIGKEASHTDDSFSSGLLEYPQYTRPYEYRGMVVPDVLMSGHHENIRKWRLEQSLRKTLERRPDLLERYEFTAEEAALLEKIKAEKTGQ, from the coding sequence ATGAAAATTGATATTTTGACCCTGTTTCCTGAAATGTTTGCTCCTTTGGAGCACTCCATTGTCGGTAAGGCCCGTGAAAAAGGGCTCCTGGAGGTCAACTACCACAACTTTCGGGAACAGGCTGAGAAGGCTCGCCATGTTGATGATGAGCCATACGGTGGCGGACAAGGTATGTTGCTCCGAGCTCAGCCAATTTTTGACACCATGGACCAGATTGAACAGACCAATCCCCGCGTTATCTTGCTAGATCCTGCTGGGCGGACTTTTGACCAAAGCTACGCTGAGGAGTTGGCTCGGGAAGACCAGTTGATTTTTATCTGTGGTCACTATGAGGGCTATGATGAGCGGATTAAGACCTTGGTGACAGACGAAATCTCCCTCGGAGATTATGTCCTGACAGGTGGAGAATTGGCAGCCATGACCATGATTGATGCTACCGTTCGTTTGATTCCAGAGGTTATTGGCAAGGAAGCTAGCCATACGGACGACAGCTTTTCATCTGGCCTGCTGGAGTATCCGCAGTACACCCGCCCCTACGAATATCGGGGTATGGTCGTGCCAGATGTTCTCATGAGCGGACACCATGAAAATATCCGCAAATGGCGATTGGAGCAGAGTTTGCGAAAGACCCTGGAACGCAGACCAGACTTGCTGGAGCGGTATGAGTTTACAGCAGAAGAAGCAGCATTATTGGAAAAAATAAAAGCAGAAAAGACAGGTCAATAA
- a CDS encoding pyridoxal phosphate-dependent aminotransferase — MFRKEFETAEPYKIAGRATYNLGDNENRLIDWSFLAEETLKSIETSELTFYGDNRYADLLSAYANYAKVKPEQVTVGVGSDFLIHMIITAFLKSDDVFLTVNPDFFMYQTYNTMHGSQFERVDLDWEKGSLSLSAEKVLAHAQTVGAKVIMLSNPNNPSSVAHDPQELEKIVTNFSGLVVIDEAYIEFAACSSFAEKINDYDNLIVLRTLSKAFGLAGVRLGFALANERLIYEIDKVIPPYSLSNLAARMGTVALGHTEQVLACIEDIKELRRDFLAFLESLPEVQVLPSQASFVAFTAPWAAQLYQEATSNGWNFKYYTEGRLTNYIRMSMGRPEEMEMMKNRIRKLVEG, encoded by the coding sequence ATGTTTAGAAAAGAATTTGAAACGGCAGAGCCTTACAAGATCGCAGGGCGTGCCACCTATAACCTGGGCGACAATGAAAACCGCCTGATTGACTGGTCATTCTTGGCGGAAGAGACCCTTAAAAGCATTGAAACCAGTGAGTTGACCTTTTATGGCGACAACCGCTACGCTGATTTGCTATCAGCCTATGCCAACTACGCCAAGGTCAAGCCAGAACAGGTCACAGTCGGCGTGGGCTCTGACTTCCTCATTCACATGATTATCACGGCCTTCCTCAAGAGCGACGATGTCTTTTTGACAGTTAACCCAGATTTCTTCATGTATCAGACCTATAACACCATGCACGGGAGTCAGTTTGAGCGGGTGGATTTGGATTGGGAAAAAGGCAGCCTCAGCTTGTCTGCGGAGAAGGTGCTAGCCCATGCCCAAACAGTTGGAGCCAAGGTCATCATGCTGTCTAACCCCAATAATCCATCTTCTGTGGCCCATGACCCACAGGAATTGGAAAAGATTGTCACCAACTTTTCAGGCTTAGTTGTAATAGATGAAGCCTATATCGAGTTTGCAGCTTGTTCTAGCTTTGCTGAAAAAATCAATGACTATGACAATCTGATTGTTCTGCGGACCTTGTCCAAGGCCTTTGGCTTAGCAGGTGTCCGATTGGGCTTTGCCCTTGCTAATGAACGCTTGATTTACGAGATTGACAAGGTCATTCCGCCTTACAGCTTGTCCAATTTAGCCGCTCGAATGGGAACAGTTGCTCTTGGCCATACCGAGCAGGTTCTTGCTTGTATCGAAGACATCAAAGAACTGCGACGGGACTTTTTAGCCTTCTTAGAAAGTTTGCCAGAGGTGCAGGTTTTGCCAAGTCAGGCTAGCTTTGTCGCCTTCACGGCACCGTGGGCAGCCCAGTTGTATCAGGAAGCAACAAGTAATGGCTGGAATTTCAAGTATTACACCGAAGGTCGACTAACCAACTATATTCGCATGTCCATGGGGCGTCCTGAGGAGATGGAAATGATGAAAAATAGGATTCGAAAACTAGTGGAAGGTTAA
- a CDS encoding DeoR/GlpR family DNA-binding transcription regulator, with the protein MEIILKSERKQLILDRLAEQQFIRLEELIDILSTSESTVRRDLDELEASGKLRRVHGGAEAPTNLQTEESIQVKSVKNVQEKQQLAQAAAALIEDGDVIFIDAGTTTELMIPYLNQANLTVVTNSIHHAVKLVERAIKTIIIGGFVKESTDASVGPQAVEQIQRLNFDKAFLGMNGVDKDYLTTPDVEEATIKRTVLENAKQPFVLVDSSKFGQYSFVKVALVERVSLITQSRDTVLLDSLRKKTRTIEV; encoded by the coding sequence GTGGAAATTATTCTAAAATCTGAACGCAAACAATTGATTCTAGATAGGTTGGCTGAGCAACAGTTCATCCGATTAGAAGAATTAATTGACATTCTAAGTACATCAGAATCAACTGTTCGTAGGGATTTGGATGAATTAGAAGCTTCTGGAAAACTACGCCGTGTACACGGTGGTGCGGAGGCACCGACCAATTTACAAACGGAAGAATCCATTCAAGTAAAATCTGTCAAAAACGTTCAAGAAAAGCAGCAGTTAGCACAAGCGGCCGCGGCTTTGATTGAAGATGGTGATGTGATTTTTATCGATGCAGGAACAACGACAGAGTTGATGATTCCTTATTTGAATCAAGCAAACTTAACCGTTGTGACCAATTCGATTCACCATGCGGTGAAATTGGTGGAACGTGCCATCAAAACGATTATCATTGGTGGTTTTGTCAAGGAATCAACAGATGCTTCTGTTGGTCCCCAAGCTGTTGAGCAGATCCAACGATTGAACTTCGACAAGGCCTTTCTAGGAATGAACGGAGTTGATAAGGACTATCTCACCACACCTGACGTGGAAGAGGCAACCATTAAACGAACGGTTTTAGAAAATGCAAAGCAACCCTTTGTTTTGGTAGATTCTTCCAAGTTTGGACAATATTCCTTTGTAAAAGTTGCTCTAGTCGAGCGAGTCAGTCTCATCACCCAAAGTCGTGACACAGTCTTGTTAGATAGTTTAAGAAAAAAAACGAGGACAATAGAAGTATGA
- the pfkB gene encoding 1-phosphofructokinase: MIFTVTLNPAIDYIIRLEQVETGSVNRMDSDDKYAGGKGINVSRVLKRLGYPNTATGFLGGFTGQFIKDGLDSEGITTDFVAVDQDTRINVKIKADQETEINGLGPIVTEEQLTELEMVLAGLTDQDTVVFAGSAPASLGNEVYNRLIPVAKKAGAQVVCDFEGQTLLDSLAYQPLLVKPNNHELEAIFNVELNGIADIETYAKKILDMGAQNVIISMAGDGALLVTPQATYFAKPIKGTVKNSVGAGDSMVAGFTGEYVRSQDPIEALKWGVACGTATAFSDDLASIEFIKEIYEKVEVETL; encoded by the coding sequence ATGATATTTACAGTGACGCTGAATCCAGCAATTGACTATATCATTCGCCTAGAGCAGGTTGAAACTGGTAGTGTCAATCGAATGGACAGTGATGATAAATATGCTGGTGGAAAAGGGATTAACGTTAGTCGCGTCTTAAAGCGCTTGGGCTATCCCAACACAGCAACAGGTTTCTTAGGCGGTTTTACAGGTCAGTTTATCAAGGATGGCTTGGATAGCGAAGGCATTACAACTGATTTTGTAGCTGTTGACCAAGATACACGGATCAACGTGAAAATCAAGGCAGATCAAGAAACGGAAATCAACGGTTTAGGTCCAATTGTGACAGAAGAACAACTGACAGAATTGGAGATGGTCTTGGCTGGTTTAACTGACCAGGACACGGTTGTTTTTGCAGGGTCTGCACCAGCTAGTCTTGGAAATGAAGTCTATAACAGACTGATTCCAGTAGCCAAAAAAGCAGGAGCCCAAGTGGTTTGTGACTTTGAAGGACAAACTCTTCTGGATTCACTTGCTTACCAACCGCTTTTGGTTAAACCAAATAATCATGAACTTGAAGCAATCTTCAACGTCGAGTTGAATGGCATTGCAGACATCGAGACCTATGCTAAGAAAATCTTAGATATGGGAGCTCAGAATGTTATAATTTCAATGGCAGGAGACGGAGCCTTGTTGGTCACTCCACAGGCTACCTACTTTGCTAAACCAATCAAGGGAACTGTGAAAAATTCTGTCGGAGCTGGAGATTCCATGGTGGCAGGTTTTACTGGCGAATACGTTCGCTCACAAGACCCAATTGAAGCCCTTAAATGGGGCGTTGCTTGCGGTACGGCAACAGCCTTTTCAGATGATTTGGCAAGTATCGAATTTATTAAGGAAATTTATGAAAAAGTTGAGGTAGAAACTCTATGA
- a CDS encoding fructose-specific PTS transporter subunit EIIC: MKIQDVLRKDVMLLDLQATSKEAVIDEMITSLVDKGYVTDFDVFKTGILNREAQTTTGLGDGIAMPHAKNAAVKEATVLFAKSNKGVDYASLDGQPTDLFFMIAAPEGANDTHLAALAELSKYLMKAGFADKLRGVSSPEEVLAVFDAAEAADKATETVVAAPSGDRPFIVAVTACTTGIAHTYMAEEVLKKQAAEMGVDIKVETNGASGVGNKLTAEDIKNAAGVIIAADKAVDMPRFNGKPLVSRPVAAGIKQPEELINIILDGKASAYTASEGAATVESSEKLSLGKAFYKHLMSGVSQMLPFVIGGGILIALAFLFDGALGVPQDSLGSLGSYHEIAAMFMKIGGAAFGFMLPLLAGYIAYSIAEKPGLVAGFVAGSIASSGLAFGKIPYAAGGEETLALAGVSSGFLGALVGGFLAGGVVIVLRNALRNMPKSLQGLNAILLLPLLGTAITGFLMFFVNIPMAAINTGMNNFLAGLEGSSAILLGLVLGGMMAVDMGGPVNKAAYVFGTGTLAATVADGGSVAMAAVMAGGMVPPLAVFVATLLFKDKFTQEERNSGLTNIVMGLSFITEGAIPFGAADPARAIPSFIAGSALAGALVGLSGIQLMAPHGGIFVIALTSNPLLYIAYVLIGAVVSGVLYGALRQAK; encoded by the coding sequence ATGAAAATTCAAGACGTTTTGAGAAAAGATGTCATGTTGCTTGATTTGCAAGCGACAAGCAAGGAAGCTGTTATCGATGAAATGATTACTAGCTTGGTTGACAAAGGTTATGTAACTGATTTTGATGTATTCAAAACAGGTATCCTAAACCGTGAAGCACAAACGACAACAGGTCTTGGGGATGGTATCGCAATGCCACATGCTAAGAATGCTGCAGTAAAAGAAGCGACTGTTCTCTTTGCAAAATCAAACAAGGGAGTTGACTACGCAAGTCTTGATGGTCAACCAACCGACTTATTCTTCATGATTGCAGCTCCAGAAGGTGCTAACGATACTCACTTGGCAGCCCTTGCTGAATTGTCCAAGTACTTGATGAAAGCTGGATTTGCTGATAAACTTCGTGGTGTATCTAGTCCAGAAGAAGTGCTTGCAGTCTTTGACGCTGCGGAAGCGGCAGACAAGGCAACTGAAACTGTAGTTGCAGCACCAAGTGGTGATCGTCCATTTATCGTTGCTGTTACAGCATGTACAACAGGTATTGCCCACACTTACATGGCAGAAGAAGTTCTTAAAAAGCAAGCTGCTGAAATGGGTGTTGATATCAAGGTTGAAACCAATGGTGCTTCAGGTGTTGGAAACAAACTAACCGCTGAAGACATCAAGAATGCAGCTGGTGTTATCATCGCAGCAGATAAGGCTGTGGATATGCCTCGTTTCAATGGCAAACCTTTGGTATCTCGTCCAGTTGCAGCTGGAATCAAACAACCAGAAGAATTGATTAACATCATCTTGGATGGTAAAGCATCAGCCTACACAGCGTCAGAAGGAGCAGCTACTGTGGAATCTTCAGAAAAACTCAGTCTTGGTAAAGCGTTCTATAAACACTTGATGAGTGGTGTTTCTCAAATGTTGCCATTCGTTATCGGTGGCGGTATCTTGATTGCCCTTGCCTTCCTATTCGATGGAGCTCTAGGTGTGCCACAAGACAGCCTAGGTAGTCTTGGTTCATACCATGAAATCGCAGCAATGTTCATGAAGATTGGTGGAGCAGCCTTTGGTTTCATGTTGCCGCTTCTTGCAGGTTACATTGCTTACTCAATCGCTGAAAAACCAGGTTTGGTTGCAGGTTTCGTAGCTGGTTCAATTGCTAGCAGCGGTCTTGCGTTCGGTAAAATCCCTTACGCAGCTGGTGGTGAAGAAACCCTTGCCCTTGCTGGTGTATCATCTGGTTTCTTGGGTGCCCTCGTTGGTGGTTTCCTTGCTGGTGGTGTAGTAATCGTTCTTCGCAATGCTTTGCGTAATATGCCAAAATCTCTCCAAGGTTTGAACGCTATCTTGCTCTTGCCACTGTTGGGAACAGCCATCACTGGTTTCTTGATGTTCTTCGTCAACATCCCAATGGCAGCTATCAACACAGGGATGAACAACTTCCTTGCAGGTCTTGAAGGTAGCTCTGCTATTCTCCTCGGTCTTGTCCTCGGTGGTATGATGGCAGTCGATATGGGTGGCCCAGTCAACAAAGCAGCTTATGTCTTCGGTACAGGTACACTTGCAGCAACTGTTGCAGATGGTGGTTCTGTTGCCATGGCAGCAGTTATGGCAGGCGGTATGGTTCCACCGTTGGCAGTATTCGTTGCAACCCTTCTTTTCAAAGACAAATTCACACAAGAAGAGCGTAACTCAGGTTTGACAAACATCGTTATGGGTCTTTCATTCATCACTGAAGGTGCGATTCCGTTTGGTGCTGCTGATCCAGCTCGTGCAATCCCAAGCTTTATCGCTGGTTCTGCCCTTGCAGGTGCCTTGGTTGGTTTGTCAGGCATCCAATTGATGGCTCCTCACGGTGGTATCTTCGTTATCGCTTTGACATCTAATCCATTGCTTTACATCGCCTATGTTTTGATCGGTGCGGTTGTATCAGGTGTCCTTTACGGAGCACTTCGTCAAGCTAAATAA
- a CDS encoding DUF1149 family protein: MEIIRDKEFVNQYHFDARNKEWEKENGVPTTKIKVDFQLLERSQEKNTTTLVNILRFMIVLEHHVISGAFSQRVQLVDRLVQEPSEFTAEEKHTLVEPLLDILKRMTYDVTEIAFDAPGVNLEF; this comes from the coding sequence ATGGAGATTATCCGCGATAAAGAGTTTGTCAATCAGTACCATTTTGACGCCCGTAATAAAGAGTGGGAAAAGGAGAACGGTGTCCCAACCACCAAAATCAAGGTTGACTTTCAACTTTTAGAAAGAAGTCAAGAGAAAAATACCACAACTCTAGTCAATATCCTACGTTTCATGATTGTCTTGGAGCACCATGTGATTTCGGGTGCATTTAGCCAGCGTGTGCAATTGGTTGATCGCCTGGTGCAAGAACCATCAGAATTTACAGCAGAAGAGAAACATACTTTGGTAGAACCACTTTTGGATATCTTAAAACGAATGACATACGATGTGACAGAAATCGCATTCGATGCACCTGGTGTGAACTTGGAGTTTTAA
- a CDS encoding DegV family protein: MKLAIITDSSASLTFSESQKNNLFVLTIPVTIDGESYVEGLNLTVEEFYEKMAQSKDLPMTSQPSLLELEEILASLKEQGYSHAIGLFLSSGISGFYQNIQYLKDEFDGLTVAFPDTKITSAPLGMMVENVLKWAEIGLDFETILSKLDQQIQATKAFIMVDDLNHLVKGGRLSNGAALLGNLLSIKPILHFTSEGKIEVYEKVRTEKKAIKRLIDILQEETAEGQYQIAIIHANAPEKAENFKVQLEEAGVGSDLPIVSFGSVIGTHLGEGAVAFGISPIIE; this comes from the coding sequence ATGAAATTAGCAATTATCACGGATTCTTCAGCAAGCTTGACCTTTTCAGAAAGTCAAAAGAACAATCTTTTTGTCCTTACGATTCCCGTCACCATTGATGGTGAATCCTATGTTGAAGGTTTGAATCTAACGGTTGAAGAATTTTACGAGAAAATGGCCCAATCCAAAGATTTGCCAATGACTAGCCAGCCAAGTTTGTTGGAATTGGAAGAGATTTTGGCAAGTTTGAAAGAGCAAGGGTACAGCCATGCCATTGGTCTCTTTTTGTCATCAGGTATTTCAGGCTTCTATCAGAATATCCAGTATTTGAAAGATGAATTTGACGGTTTAACAGTTGCCTTTCCAGATACCAAAATCACTTCAGCTCCTTTGGGAATGATGGTGGAAAATGTGCTTAAATGGGCAGAAATAGGCTTGGATTTTGAGACTATTTTATCAAAACTAGATCAGCAAATCCAAGCAACCAAGGCCTTCATCATGGTCGATGACCTCAATCACCTCGTAAAAGGTGGCCGTCTATCAAATGGTGCTGCCTTATTGGGAAATTTGTTGAGCATCAAACCCATTCTTCATTTTACTTCCGAAGGAAAAATTGAAGTTTATGAAAAAGTTCGGACGGAGAAAAAAGCGATCAAGCGCTTGATTGATATTCTCCAAGAAGAAACCGCCGAGGGGCAATACCAGATTGCTATTATTCATGCCAACGCACCTGAAAAGGCTGAAAACTTTAAAGTTCAATTGGAAGAAGCGGGTGTCGGTAGCGATTTACCAATCGTGTCATTTGGATCGGTCATTGGTACGCACTTGGGAGAAGGGGCTGTGGCCTTTGGTATTTCTCCCATTATTGAATAG
- the dapB gene encoding 4-hydroxy-tetrahydrodipicolinate reductase translates to MTIKVIIAGFKGKMGSTAVEMVKGDATLSLAALVDPFATETEVDGVPVFKTKEEVASLEADVWVDFTTPKFAYENTRFALENGFAPVVGTTGFTPEEIEELTVLSAEKGLGGLIAPNFAIGAILLMQFAAQAAKYFPNLEIIELHHDKKKDAPSGTAVKTAELISQVRQSQAQGATDEEELIAGARGAEFDGFRIHSVRLPGLVAHQEVIFGAQGEGLTIRHDSYDRISFMGGVNLGIKEVVKRSQLVYGLEHLL, encoded by the coding sequence ATGACAATTAAGGTAATTATCGCAGGATTTAAAGGAAAAATGGGCTCAACGGCTGTTGAGATGGTCAAAGGTGACGCAACACTCAGTCTGGCTGCCTTGGTGGATCCATTTGCGACAGAAACAGAAGTGGACGGAGTTCCTGTTTTCAAGACCAAAGAAGAAGTTGCCAGCCTAGAAGCGGATGTCTGGGTGGATTTTACAACGCCAAAATTTGCCTATGAAAACACCCGTTTTGCCTTGGAAAATGGCTTCGCACCTGTGGTTGGAACGACAGGATTTACCCCTGAAGAAATTGAAGAATTAACCGTCTTGTCTGCTGAGAAGGGTTTAGGTGGCTTGATTGCTCCTAACTTTGCTATTGGCGCTATCTTGCTCATGCAATTTGCAGCACAGGCAGCCAAGTATTTCCCAAATCTTGAAATCATCGAATTACACCATGACAAGAAGAAGGATGCACCGAGCGGAACAGCTGTCAAAACGGCTGAACTCATTTCCCAAGTCCGTCAGTCACAGGCTCAAGGTGCAACAGATGAAGAAGAATTGATTGCTGGAGCTCGTGGGGCAGAATTTGACGGCTTCCGTATCCACTCAGTACGCTTGCCAGGTCTCGTTGCTCATCAGGAAGTGATTTTTGGGGCACAGGGAGAAGGCTTGACCATTCGTCATGACTCTTACGATCGCATTTCCTTTATGGGCGGTGTCAACCTCGGCATTAAAGAGGTGGTCAAGCGCTCACAACTCGTTTATGGTTTGGAACACTTATTATGA
- a CDS encoding CCA tRNA nucleotidyltransferase — translation MKLNNLPSEFQEALPILEKIKAAGFEAYFVGGSVRDAILGRPIHDVDIATSSYPQETKQIFSRTIDVGIEHGTVLVLEGKKEYEITTFRTEEEYVDFRRPSQVSFVRSLEEDLKRRDFTVNAFALDEEAQIVDLFDGMTDLENRTLRAVGIPAERFNEDALRIMRGFRFAATLDFEIEQTTFTAMVETATLLEKISVERSFIEFDKLLMADFWRKGLRAMIDSKAYDFLPDLAGKSDELETMLTSLTEEFRFSTSEQAWALLFVCLGIDNIKSFLKKWKTSNDFQRSVVKLAEIYQLRQAGPVTKQICFKYGKEFLYLVEELRQAQGLVTDFAAIDKIDQALTIHDKHEIVVNGGHLMKAFDLKPGPVLGELLKEVEFQIVEGQLENEEQAIMTFVKGILENE, via the coding sequence ATGAAATTAAACAATCTGCCTTCTGAATTTCAGGAGGCTTTGCCGATTTTAGAGAAAATTAAAGCAGCAGGCTTTGAGGCCTATTTTGTTGGCGGCTCCGTACGTGATGCCATTCTCGGTAGGCCTATTCATGATGTCGATATTGCGACATCCAGCTACCCTCAGGAAACGAAACAAATCTTTTCACGGACTATTGATGTCGGAATTGAACACGGTACGGTGCTAGTATTAGAGGGGAAAAAGGAGTATGAAATTACCACCTTTCGGACGGAAGAAGAGTATGTGGACTTCCGCAGGCCGAGCCAGGTTTCTTTTGTGCGTTCCTTAGAAGAAGATCTCAAACGCCGCGACTTCACGGTCAATGCCTTTGCCCTTGATGAGGAGGCACAGATTGTCGACCTCTTTGATGGGATGACCGACTTAGAAAACCGCACCCTACGAGCTGTAGGCATCCCGGCTGAGCGTTTCAATGAAGATGCCCTCCGTATCATGCGTGGATTTCGCTTTGCGGCGACCTTGGACTTTGAGATTGAGCAGACGACCTTTACAGCTATGGTTGAAACCGCAACGCTCTTGGAAAAAATCTCCGTGGAGCGTAGCTTTATCGAGTTTGATAAACTCTTGATGGCGGATTTTTGGCGAAAAGGCTTGCGCGCTATGATTGATTCCAAAGCTTATGATTTCTTGCCTGATTTAGCTGGAAAAAGTGATGAATTAGAGACCATGCTAACAAGTCTGACAGAGGAATTTCGCTTTTCGACTTCTGAACAAGCTTGGGCCCTGCTCTTTGTCTGCCTAGGTATTGATAACATCAAGTCCTTCCTGAAAAAATGGAAAACCAGCAATGATTTCCAACGCAGCGTGGTCAAGTTGGCAGAGATTTACCAGCTCCGCCAAGCAGGACCTGTCACTAAACAAATCTGTTTCAAGTATGGCAAAGAATTCTTATACTTGGTAGAGGAACTTCGTCAGGCACAAGGTCTTGTTACAGATTTTGCAGCAATCGATAAGATTGACCAAGCCTTGACTATCCACGACAAGCATGAAATTGTTGTCAATGGAGGACATCTGATGAAGGCATTTGACCTCAAACCAGGTCCAGTATTGGGAGAACTACTCAAAGAGGTGGAATTCCAGATTGTGGAAGGACAGCTGGAAAACGAAGAGCAAGCGATTATGACATTTGTGAAAGGAATTTTAGAGAATGAGTGA